In one Umezawaea sp. Da 62-37 genomic region, the following are encoded:
- a CDS encoding nitroreductase: MTTSDLLDHAEALIRERRAVRAYRPDPVPEATLRAVFSLATAAPSNANTQPWHVEVVSGAARDRLSADLLAAHAANRISTDFPYDDGLYQGVHARRRVEAGRTMYGALEIARDDVEGRRAYDAESLGFYGAPHVALLFTPVNAEARVAADIGMYSQTLLLALTAHGIASCPQGLLGFYASTIRESLGVRDRKVLFGVSFGYADDTAPINRITIPRAPLERRPGSTPSPTRTRP, encoded by the coding sequence ATGACCACATCGGATCTGCTCGACCACGCCGAGGCGCTCATCCGGGAGAGGCGGGCCGTTCGCGCCTACCGGCCCGATCCCGTGCCGGAAGCGACCCTGCGGGCGGTGTTCTCCCTCGCGACGGCCGCGCCGTCCAACGCGAACACGCAGCCGTGGCACGTCGAGGTGGTCAGCGGCGCCGCCCGCGACCGCTTGAGCGCGGACCTGCTGGCCGCGCATGCGGCGAACCGGATCTCGACCGACTTCCCCTACGACGACGGGCTGTACCAAGGGGTGCACGCCCGGCGGCGCGTGGAGGCGGGGCGGACGATGTACGGGGCGCTGGAGATCGCCCGTGACGACGTCGAGGGGCGGCGGGCCTACGACGCGGAAAGCCTGGGGTTCTACGGGGCCCCGCACGTCGCTCTGCTCTTCACGCCGGTCAACGCGGAGGCCCGCGTCGCCGCGGACATCGGCATGTACTCCCAGACCCTGCTGCTCGCGCTGACCGCGCACGGGATCGCCAGCTGCCCGCAGGGCCTGCTCGGCTTCTACGCGTCCACGATCCGCGAGTCACTCGGCGTGCGGGACCGCAAGGTGCTGTTCGGCGTGTCCTTCGGCTACGCCGACGACACCGCCCCGATCAACCGGATCACGATCCCCCGCGCCCCGTTGGAGAGACGACCAGGTTCCACGCCTAGTCCGACGAGGACACGGCCTTGA
- a CDS encoding GDSL-type esterase/lipase family protein has protein sequence MHPLARRALALLVVVPLLAVSVVVSDHRFAAPPGPASDAPVAMVAMGDSTMSGEGAGDYEAGTNGENGDWCHRSVNATINRTVVAGVDKTFNLSCSGANSEQVGLTDKFQNTEQSQAKRLAAIARVNRVTVIVVAVGANDDPRFSDVLNRCVQAWFERKSDCTSTLSDDWRGRVDRMVPKVEKALRDIRQVMDDEGYTDRSYSLVVQSYASPVAPGVPGDLQNLAGCPLRTGDMAWVRDVGVGELAKGISTAARRVDARYLDLTQAGAKHEACTGGANPDSEWFTRLSVDFDGLRDETRASHALQESFHPNAEGHEQVGRCLTDFLGGSARTASCVDDGTGNLKAVSSSD, from the coding sequence ATGCATCCGCTCGCGCGCCGTGCCCTGGCCCTCCTCGTCGTGGTACCCCTCCTCGCCGTGTCGGTGGTCGTCAGCGACCACCGCTTCGCCGCCCCTCCCGGCCCCGCGAGCGACGCGCCCGTGGCGATGGTGGCCATGGGCGACAGCACCATGTCCGGTGAGGGCGCGGGCGACTACGAGGCGGGCACCAACGGCGAGAACGGCGACTGGTGCCACCGCTCGGTCAACGCCACCATCAACAGGACCGTCGTGGCGGGCGTCGACAAGACGTTCAACCTCTCCTGCTCCGGCGCCAACTCCGAGCAGGTCGGGCTGACCGACAAGTTCCAGAACACCGAGCAGTCCCAGGCGAAGCGCCTCGCCGCGATCGCCCGCGTGAACCGCGTGACCGTCATCGTGGTCGCCGTGGGCGCCAACGACGACCCGCGCTTCTCCGACGTGCTCAACCGCTGCGTGCAGGCCTGGTTCGAGCGCAAGTCCGACTGCACCAGCACGTTGTCCGACGACTGGCGCGGCCGCGTCGACCGCATGGTGCCCAAGGTGGAGAAGGCGTTGCGCGACATCCGCCAGGTCATGGACGACGAGGGCTACACCGACCGCTCGTACTCCCTCGTCGTCCAGTCCTACGCCTCGCCCGTCGCCCCCGGCGTCCCCGGCGACCTGCAGAACCTCGCGGGCTGCCCGCTGCGCACCGGCGACATGGCCTGGGTGCGCGACGTCGGCGTCGGCGAACTGGCCAAGGGCATCAGCACCGCCGCCCGCCGCGTCGACGCGCGCTACCTCGACCTCACCCAGGCGGGTGCCAAGCACGAGGCGTGCACCGGCGGGGCCAACCCGGACAGCGAGTGGTTCACCCGCCTGTCCGTCGACTTCGACGGCCTGCGCGACGAGACCCGCGCCTCCCACGCCCTCCAGGAGTCCTTCCACCCCAACGCCGAGGGCCACGAGCAGGTCGGCCGCTGCCTGACCGACTTCCTCGGCGGCAGCGCCAGGACGGCGAGCTGCGTCGACGACGGGACCGGCAACCTCAAGGCCGTGTCCTCGTCGGACTAG
- a CDS encoding ATP-binding cassette domain-containing protein, protein MTALRAEGVHRSFDHPSGAVHVLRGVDLEVAAGELVTLAGPSGQGRSALITLLCGFDQPDKGTIEVCRRSLTTPPSWRLCAVLPQALGLAGELTPAENIALPLRLDPTRRGHPVGDAVDDLMAELGIDGLGDRYPAEVSFGRQQRAAPARAVIALPEVLLADEPTAHLDQRSAPASVAALRRAADTGSAVLVATHHDLVHLAADRTLVLDNGIVSVH, encoded by the coding sequence ATGACCGCGCTGAGGGCCGAGGGGGTGCACCGGTCGTTCGACCACCCGAGCGGCGCGGTGCACGTGCTGCGCGGCGTCGACCTGGAGGTGGCCGCCGGGGAGCTGGTCACGCTGGCCGGGCCGTCCGGGCAGGGCAGGAGCGCGCTGATCACCCTGCTGTGCGGGTTCGACCAGCCGGACAAGGGCACGATCGAGGTATGCAGGAGGTCGCTGACCACTCCCCCGTCGTGGCGGCTGTGCGCGGTGCTGCCGCAGGCGCTCGGCCTGGCCGGTGAGCTGACGCCGGCGGAGAACATCGCGCTGCCGCTGCGCCTGGACCCGACCCGCCGCGGCCACCCGGTCGGCGACGCCGTGGACGACCTGATGGCGGAGCTGGGCATCGACGGCCTCGGCGACCGCTACCCGGCCGAGGTGTCGTTCGGCCGGCAGCAGCGCGCCGCGCCGGCACGGGCCGTGATCGCCCTTCCTGAGGTGCTGCTCGCCGACGAGCCGACCGCCCACCTCGACCAGCGCAGCGCGCCCGCGTCCGTGGCGGCGCTGCGCCGCGCGGCGGACACCGGCTCGGCCGTGCTGGTCGCCACCCACCACGATCTGGTGCACCTGGCGGCGGACCGCACACTCGTCCTCGACAACGGGATCGTTTCCGTACACTGA
- a CDS encoding ATP-binding cassette domain-containing protein gives MADHVLRLTGVGVDYRTPGGTVTAVSDVTLDVPSTGVTVLAGPSGSGKSTLLRVLGLVERPTRGSVELRGRGTTGLSDRARRALRRTDIALVFQNPGDNLVGHLSVGDNLRAAAQSAGRPERVNEVLDQLGLPGTATWKATALSGGQQQRLAFGCALARGAAVVLADEPTSQLDTASADLVLETLVDLSRRGVPVVVASHDPRLIALADRCFALRDGALA, from the coding sequence GTGGCTGACCACGTGCTGCGCCTGACCGGCGTCGGCGTCGACTACCGCACACCCGGCGGCACGGTCACGGCCGTGTCCGACGTGACCCTGGACGTCCCGTCCACCGGTGTCACGGTGCTGGCCGGGCCGTCCGGGTCCGGCAAGTCGACGCTGCTGCGGGTGCTGGGCCTGGTCGAACGGCCGACGCGGGGCTCCGTGGAGCTGCGCGGCCGGGGCACGACCGGGCTGTCGGACCGCGCGCGCCGGGCGTTGCGGCGCACCGACATCGCGCTGGTGTTCCAGAACCCCGGCGACAACCTGGTCGGCCACCTGTCCGTCGGCGACAACCTGCGTGCCGCCGCCCAGTCGGCGGGACGGCCCGAACGGGTGAACGAGGTCCTCGACCAGCTCGGCCTCCCCGGCACCGCGACCTGGAAGGCGACCGCGCTGTCGGGCGGCCAGCAGCAGCGGCTGGCGTTCGGCTGCGCGCTGGCCCGCGGCGCGGCCGTGGTGCTCGCCGACGAACCGACCTCCCAGCTGGACACCGCGTCCGCCGACCTCGTCCTGGAGACCCTCGTGGACCTGTCCCGACGCGGCGTCCCGGTGGTGGTCGCCTCGCACGACCCGCGGCTGATCGCGTTGGCGGACAGGTGCTTCGCACTTCGGGACGGGGCGCTGGCATGA
- a CDS encoding ABC transporter permease, giving the protein MRIPWRAAPRAALSSPLTLLVSVVTALLLSFVVAAAVLHSSASGSAAIAYQQDRLCDQLLHPGLDVDKGMRAEWVDRVITAARGTAGSRPVLAATYTTEVRTDFGGRPTFAKFGYREGAVDHVTVLEGGARDGMRVPRSIADTTDLRLGERGMGGKLPPVTAIYADLDDPVDRWWCSEHQQVVPKKMTPDELTSAVVWMPSQEAFDALPPELTAVGLAMSLRFPTPAPRTASETEALLASGNALLDRIDASTAAIDPEFPELRHNVVLPLPVENAWATAGNVRAAILPLTLISLLIGLAGVGTVTTAWAQRRRTELRMLWCRGSGPWALGGRAVPELGPPLVLGGAAGLGAARLLLGGYAPSTALEPGALPLAAVEVVAVVAASLAVALAVTAFRTHRMFQAPVAGGPARRVAAAIPWELAAAVPAFLAWQRLRAGGLSAPLKIGGLPRIDAAALAFPLLVVLTTALLAARVLRVLLRASHRTSLWHRPAAQIAIRRLAATAGPVTGVLLVGVLAIGTIAVGTSVANAQKASLDEKSGLYTGANSVVRIDTALASGERELPAELRGSTTIVGVVSQYDRTALVVDPATFTDGAFPGTADPDELRALLTEPLRIGPPARREVRLPGLPPLDPRASLPSFPKVGADGYVLPRDRVDSLDGISSWYLWSTKSVADLTAPLRAAGIDYTDVQDRARAIAGLPFLTIAWTFGFVTAIGGVLAVVAAIALLLAIEVRRRQNAIAGALGTRMGMTPRMLLSSHLLELGAVAAFAVVVGSAAGAVGSGVAVPRLDPVPRLTPSPTLPTVLPLLVTTAVGSALVVLAAAWIALRSARAARIGELIRG; this is encoded by the coding sequence GTGCGGATCCCGTGGCGCGCCGCACCCCGAGCCGCGCTGTCCAGCCCGCTGACACTGCTGGTCAGCGTCGTGACGGCGCTGCTGCTGAGCTTCGTCGTGGCCGCCGCCGTGCTGCACTCCTCGGCCTCCGGCAGCGCCGCGATCGCCTACCAACAGGACCGGCTCTGCGACCAGCTGCTGCACCCCGGACTCGACGTCGACAAGGGGATGCGGGCCGAGTGGGTCGACCGGGTGATCACCGCGGCCCGCGGCACGGCCGGGTCGCGGCCGGTGCTCGCGGCGACCTACACGACGGAGGTCCGCACCGACTTCGGCGGCAGGCCGACGTTCGCGAAGTTCGGCTACCGCGAGGGAGCCGTGGACCACGTGACGGTGCTCGAAGGCGGGGCGCGCGACGGCATGCGGGTCCCCCGCAGCATCGCCGACACCACCGACCTTCGGCTGGGCGAGCGGGGCATGGGCGGCAAGCTGCCGCCGGTCACCGCGATCTACGCCGACCTCGACGACCCGGTCGACCGGTGGTGGTGCAGCGAGCACCAGCAGGTCGTGCCGAAGAAGATGACCCCCGACGAGCTGACCAGCGCGGTCGTCTGGATGCCGAGCCAGGAGGCGTTCGACGCGCTACCACCGGAACTCACCGCGGTCGGGCTCGCGATGTCGCTGCGCTTCCCCACCCCCGCGCCGCGCACCGCGTCGGAGACCGAGGCGCTGCTGGCGTCCGGGAACGCGCTGCTCGACCGGATCGACGCCAGCACCGCCGCGATCGACCCGGAGTTCCCGGAACTCCGGCACAACGTCGTGCTGCCGCTGCCGGTGGAGAACGCGTGGGCCACCGCGGGCAACGTCCGCGCCGCGATCCTCCCGCTGACCCTGATCAGCCTGCTGATCGGGCTCGCGGGCGTCGGCACGGTCACCACGGCCTGGGCGCAGCGCCGCCGGACCGAGCTGCGGATGCTGTGGTGCCGCGGCTCCGGGCCGTGGGCGCTCGGCGGCCGAGCGGTGCCGGAACTCGGCCCGCCGCTCGTGCTGGGCGGCGCCGCGGGTCTGGGCGCCGCACGGCTGCTGCTCGGCGGGTACGCGCCGTCGACCGCGCTCGAACCCGGCGCGCTGCCCCTCGCCGCGGTGGAGGTGGTCGCGGTCGTCGCCGCGAGCCTCGCCGTCGCGCTGGCGGTGACCGCGTTCCGCACGCACCGGATGTTCCAGGCGCCGGTGGCCGGTGGTCCCGCCCGCCGGGTGGCCGCCGCGATCCCCTGGGAACTCGCGGCCGCCGTGCCGGCGTTCCTGGCCTGGCAGCGGCTGCGCGCGGGCGGCCTGTCCGCTCCGCTCAAGATCGGCGGGCTGCCCAGGATCGACGCGGCGGCGCTGGCGTTCCCGCTGCTGGTCGTGCTGACCACCGCGCTGCTCGCGGCCAGGGTGCTGCGGGTGCTGCTGCGCGCGTCGCACCGCACGTCGCTGTGGCACCGGCCCGCCGCGCAGATCGCGATCCGCAGGCTCGCCGCGACCGCCGGGCCGGTGACCGGCGTGCTGCTGGTGGGGGTGCTGGCCATCGGCACGATCGCGGTCGGCACCAGCGTCGCGAACGCGCAGAAGGCCTCGCTGGACGAGAAGTCCGGCCTCTACACCGGCGCGAACAGCGTGGTGCGGATCGACACCGCGCTGGCCTCCGGCGAACGCGAGCTGCCCGCCGAGCTGCGCGGCTCGACCACGATCGTCGGCGTCGTCAGCCAGTACGACCGCACCGCGCTGGTCGTGGACCCGGCGACGTTCACCGACGGCGCGTTCCCGGGGACCGCCGATCCCGACGAGCTGCGCGCCCTGCTCACCGAGCCGCTGCGGATCGGCCCGCCCGCGCGCCGCGAGGTCCGGCTGCCCGGACTGCCGCCGCTGGACCCGCGGGCGTCGCTGCCGTCGTTCCCGAAGGTCGGCGCCGACGGGTACGTGCTGCCGCGCGACCGGGTGGATTCCCTCGACGGCATCAGCTCCTGGTACCTGTGGTCCACCAAGTCCGTCGCCGACCTGACCGCGCCGCTGCGCGCGGCGGGCATCGACTACACCGACGTGCAGGATCGGGCCAGGGCGATCGCCGGGCTGCCGTTCCTCACCATCGCGTGGACCTTCGGGTTCGTCACGGCGATCGGCGGGGTGCTGGCCGTCGTCGCGGCCATCGCGCTGCTGCTCGCGATCGAGGTGCGCAGGCGGCAGAACGCGATCGCGGGCGCGCTGGGCACCCGGATGGGCATGACCCCGAGGATGCTGCTGTCCAGCCACCTGCTCGAACTCGGGGCGGTGGCGGCGTTCGCGGTCGTCGTCGGCAGCGCGGCAGGCGCGGTGGGCAGCGGGGTCGCCGTGCCCCGGCTGGACCCGGTGCCGCGGCTCACGCCGTCGCCGACGCTGCCGACCGTGCTGCCGCTGCTGGTGACCACCGCCGTCGGCAGCGCGCTGGTCGTGCTGGCGGCGGCGTGGATCGCGCTGCGCTCCGCCCGCGCGGCCCGGATCGGGGAGTTGATCCGTGGCTGA